In one Sphingomonas sp. S1-29 genomic region, the following are encoded:
- the proB gene encoding glutamate 5-kinase, with translation MTFSPAACPRLVVKVGSSLLVDPAGEIRRDWLASLVADIAERTRAGQQVAVVSSGAIALGARRLKLAKGGRASLEDAQAAAATGQIALAGTWAGLLHEQGLTAAQMLLTLDDLEDRRRYLNAAATLDRLLRLNVVPIINENDSVATEEIRFGDNDRLAARVAGAAMAQGVILLSDVDGLYTANPATDPAATLIPRVETIAAIEGMADGSSRSGMGSGGMLAKVEAARIATAAGAHLAIAGGHGLNPLQRFADSGHGTVFVAPASAPARKAWLRGGLTARGAIHIDAGAVEALRAGKSLLPAGAQRIDGRFARGDLVLLVAPDGSHVARGLTEYGDADASLVIGRRSEELGDLLGYAPRSALVHRNHMALL, from the coding sequence ATGACGTTTTCGCCGGCCGCCTGTCCGCGGCTCGTCGTCAAGGTCGGGTCTTCGCTGCTGGTCGATCCGGCGGGGGAGATTCGCCGCGACTGGCTGGCGAGCCTGGTCGCCGACATCGCCGAGCGGACGCGCGCCGGGCAGCAGGTCGCGGTGGTGTCGTCGGGCGCGATCGCGCTCGGGGCAAGGCGGTTGAAGCTCGCCAAGGGCGGGCGCGCGAGCCTCGAGGATGCGCAGGCCGCGGCGGCGACCGGGCAGATCGCGCTGGCGGGCACCTGGGCGGGGCTGCTGCACGAACAGGGGCTAACCGCCGCGCAGATGCTGTTGACGCTCGACGATCTCGAAGATCGCCGCCGCTACCTCAACGCCGCCGCGACGCTCGACCGGCTGTTGCGGCTGAACGTCGTGCCGATCATCAACGAGAATGATTCGGTCGCGACCGAAGAAATTCGCTTCGGCGACAATGACCGGCTGGCGGCGCGCGTCGCCGGCGCGGCGATGGCGCAGGGGGTGATCCTGCTGTCCGACGTCGATGGGCTCTACACCGCCAACCCCGCGACCGATCCCGCAGCGACGCTGATCCCGCGCGTCGAGACGATCGCCGCGATCGAGGGGATGGCCGATGGCTCGTCGCGCTCGGGGATGGGATCGGGCGGCATGCTCGCCAAGGTCGAGGCGGCGCGGATCGCCACCGCCGCGGGCGCGCATCTCGCAATCGCCGGGGGCCATGGGCTGAATCCGTTGCAACGCTTCGCCGACAGCGGCCACGGCACCGTCTTCGTCGCACCCGCGAGCGCGCCTGCGCGCAAGGCCTGGCTGCGCGGCGGGCTCACCGCGCGCGGCGCGATCCACATCGATGCCGGCGCGGTCGAGGCGTTGCGCGCGGGCAAAAGCCTGCTTCCCGCCGGCGCACAGCGGATCGACGGACGATTCGCACGCGGCGACCTCGTGCTGCTGGTCGCGCCCGATGGCAGCCATGTCGCGCGGGGGTTGACCGAATATGGTGACGCCGATGCCTCGCTGGTGATCGGCCGGCGCAGCGAGGAGCTTGGCGACCTGCTCGGCTACGCGCCGCGCTCGGCGCTGGTGCATCGCAACCACATGGCGTTGCTGTGA
- a CDS encoding NAD-dependent epimerase/dehydratase family protein: MSVLAITGGTGFVGSRLVTQALADGHRVRALTRRAQPPREGVTWIEGALDRVGGLCEGADAVIHVAGVVNAPDRAGFVAGNIEGTRAVLDAAKAAGVARFVHVSSLAAREPDLSGYGWSKAQGDALVTASDRDWDIVRPPAIYGPGDMELREMFRLATRGVMPLPPPGRLSILHVDDLVRLLLALAGSKGAHAIYEVDDQTPGAWTHDSFARALGRAVGQRVMPLSLPRPLLAIAARVARTVQGDKAKLTPDRVAYFCHPDWTADPDRRPPAALWQPRISAAEGLPATAQWYRANGLL; encoded by the coding sequence GTGAGCGTATTGGCGATCACCGGCGGCACTGGCTTCGTCGGGTCGCGGCTGGTTACGCAGGCGCTTGCCGACGGCCACCGGGTGCGCGCCCTCACCCGCCGCGCGCAGCCGCCGCGTGAGGGCGTGACCTGGATCGAAGGCGCGCTCGATCGCGTCGGCGGGCTGTGCGAGGGCGCCGATGCGGTGATCCATGTCGCGGGCGTCGTGAACGCGCCCGATCGCGCTGGGTTCGTCGCGGGTAATATCGAGGGCACGCGTGCGGTGCTCGACGCGGCCAAGGCGGCGGGGGTCGCGCGCTTCGTCCATGTCTCGTCGCTCGCGGCGCGCGAGCCCGATCTCTCGGGCTATGGCTGGTCGAAGGCGCAGGGCGATGCGCTGGTGACCGCGAGCGACCGCGATTGGGACATCGTCCGCCCGCCCGCAATCTACGGCCCCGGCGACATGGAGCTGCGCGAGATGTTCCGGCTGGCGACGCGCGGGGTGATGCCGCTGCCGCCACCGGGCAGGCTTTCGATCCTGCACGTCGACGATCTGGTGCGGCTGCTGCTCGCGCTCGCGGGCAGCAAGGGCGCGCATGCGATCTACGAGGTCGACGACCAGACCCCCGGCGCCTGGACGCACGACAGCTTCGCGCGCGCGCTCGGTCGTGCGGTCGGCCAGCGGGTGATGCCGCTGTCGCTGCCGCGTCCGTTGCTGGCGATCGCGGCGCGGGTCGCGCGCACGGTGCAGGGCGACAAGGCCAAGCTCACCCCCGATCGCGTCGCCTATTTCTGCCATCCCGACTGGACCGCCGACCCCGATCGCCGCCCGCCCGCCGCGCTGTGGCAACCGCGGATCAGCGCTGCAGAGGGGCTACCTGCCACCGCCCAGTGGTATCGCGCCAACGGCCTGCTATAG
- a CDS encoding acyl carrier protein, translating to MSDRQAIFDTVTAQIEPFNKKGIALEEGTTFAGDLEWDSLTVMDFVAAVEDEFDVLITMNMQAEIETVGQLVDAVQKLKQ from the coding sequence ATGTCCGACCGTCAGGCGATCTTCGACACCGTCACCGCCCAGATCGAGCCCTTCAACAAGAAGGGCATCGCGCTGGAGGAGGGCACCACCTTCGCCGGCGATCTCGAATGGGACAGCCTGACGGTGATGGATTTCGTCGCCGCGGTCGAGGACGAGTTCGACGTGCTGATCACGATGAACATGCAGGCCGAGATCGAAACCGTCGGCCAGCTGGTCGATGCGGTGCAGAAGCTGAAGCAGTAA
- the spt gene encoding serine palmitoyltransferase, producing MTEAATAPHALPVEPATAPPARDLFSKFDPLIAEREALLATGVRDPFAIVMERVKSPTEAVIRGKDTILLGTYNYMGMTFDPDVIAAGKAALDQFGSGTNGSRMLNGTFRDHVDAEEALKEFYGADHAMVFSTGYQANLGILSTIATKGEYIILDADSHASIYDGCALGNAEIVRFRHNSVEDLDKRLGRLPADAGKLVVLEGVYSMLGDIAPLKEMVEVARKHGAMVLVDEAHSMGFFGDHGRGVYEEVGLELGTDVDFVIGTFSKSVGTVGGFCVSNHPKFEVMRLSCRPYIFTASLPPSVVATAATSIRKLMTADKKRAQLWDNARTLHRGLTDMGFKLGTAQPDSAIIAIILDDQQQAVVMWQALLEGGLYVNMARPPATPAGTFLLRCSLCAEHTPEQIERVLAMFGAAGRAVGVIS from the coding sequence ATGACCGAAGCCGCAACCGCGCCCCACGCCCTGCCCGTCGAACCGGCGACCGCGCCGCCCGCGCGCGACCTGTTCAGCAAGTTCGACCCGCTGATCGCCGAGCGCGAGGCGCTGCTCGCCACCGGCGTGCGCGATCCGTTCGCGATCGTGATGGAGCGCGTGAAATCACCGACCGAGGCGGTGATCCGCGGCAAGGACACGATCCTGCTCGGCACCTATAATTACATGGGCATGACCTTCGATCCCGACGTGATCGCCGCGGGCAAGGCGGCGCTCGACCAGTTCGGGTCGGGCACCAATGGCAGCCGGATGCTCAACGGCACCTTCCGCGATCATGTCGATGCCGAGGAAGCGCTCAAGGAATTCTACGGCGCCGACCACGCGATGGTGTTCTCGACCGGATACCAGGCGAACCTCGGCATCCTGTCGACGATCGCCACCAAGGGCGAATACATCATCCTCGACGCCGACAGCCATGCGTCGATCTATGACGGCTGCGCGCTGGGCAATGCCGAAATCGTCCGCTTCCGCCACAATTCGGTCGAGGACCTCGACAAGCGCCTCGGCCGGCTGCCCGCCGATGCCGGGAAGCTGGTGGTGCTCGAAGGCGTGTATTCGATGCTCGGCGACATCGCGCCTCTCAAGGAAATGGTTGAGGTCGCGCGCAAGCACGGCGCGATGGTGCTGGTCGATGAAGCGCATTCGATGGGCTTTTTCGGCGACCATGGCCGCGGCGTGTATGAGGAAGTCGGGCTCGAACTCGGCACCGACGTCGATTTCGTGATCGGCACCTTCTCGAAGTCGGTCGGCACCGTCGGCGGTTTCTGCGTGTCGAACCATCCCAAGTTTGAAGTGATGCGGCTGTCGTGCCGGCCCTATATCTTCACCGCCTCGCTGCCGCCCTCGGTGGTCGCGACCGCCGCGACCTCGATCCGCAAGCTGATGACCGCCGACAAGAAGCGCGCGCAATTGTGGGACAATGCGCGCACGCTGCATCGCGGGCTGACCGACATGGGGTTCAAGCTCGGCACCGCGCAGCCCGATTCGGCGATCATCGCGATCATCCTCGACGACCAGCAGCAGGCGGTGGTGATGTGGCAGGCGCTGCTCGAAGGCGGCCTGTACGTCAACATGGCGCGCCCGCCGGCGACGCCCGCCGGCACCTTCCTGCTGCGCTGCTCGCTGTGCGCCGAGCACACCCCCGAACAGATCGAGCGCGTGCTGGCGATGTTCGGCGCGGCGGGGCGTGCGGTCGGCGTGATTTCGTAA
- a CDS encoding LptF/LptG family permease: protein MARLIAVPLFSTLVIAAMLLVLDRMLRLFDFVATEGGPVSVVWKMLANLLPEYLGLGIPIGLLLGILLAFRKLAASSELDVLQGVGMSYWRLLRVPYFYTIVLAALNLAIVGYVQPTARYAYEELRFELRSGALGASIKVGEFTSFGADMTMRIEDSRDSGRDLSGIFVNFRDKDGGWYAASAEKGQFLATDDPNTILFRLTRGTLVHNSPGFVRPRVLTFTSHDLPIPLPEFGRFRARGDRNLERTLPELVRLGGDDDASPELRNTSRAAFHFRVVEVATMFLLPLLALALGVPAKRSGSALGVFLSIVMIVTYHKVNEYGEAVGGLGRVDPIIALWVPFALFAALVGWMYYQIAYVPGGQPIGGLERVAGKLVKVVTSRLPGRRRTA, encoded by the coding sequence ATGGCACGCCTGATCGCGGTGCCGCTGTTTTCGACGCTGGTGATCGCGGCGATGCTGTTGGTGCTCGACCGGATGCTGCGGTTGTTCGACTTCGTCGCGACCGAGGGCGGTCCGGTGAGCGTCGTGTGGAAGATGCTCGCCAACCTGCTGCCCGAATATCTGGGCTTGGGCATTCCGATCGGGCTGCTGCTCGGCATCCTGCTCGCCTTCCGCAAGCTTGCCGCCTCGTCCGAGCTCGACGTGCTCCAGGGCGTCGGCATGAGCTATTGGCGGCTGCTGCGCGTGCCGTATTTCTACACCATCGTGCTGGCGGCGCTGAACCTGGCGATTGTCGGCTATGTCCAGCCGACCGCGCGCTATGCCTATGAGGAATTGCGCTTCGAGCTGCGATCGGGCGCGCTCGGCGCCTCGATCAAGGTCGGCGAATTCACCAGCTTCGGCGCCGACATGACGATGCGGATCGAGGACAGCCGCGACAGCGGCCGCGACCTCTCGGGCATCTTCGTCAATTTCCGCGACAAGGACGGCGGCTGGTACGCCGCCTCGGCCGAAAAGGGCCAGTTCCTCGCGACCGACGATCCCAATACCATCCTGTTTCGCCTGACGCGCGGCACGCTGGTGCATAATTCGCCCGGCTTCGTGCGCCCGCGGGTGCTGACCTTCACCAGCCATGATTTGCCGATCCCGCTGCCCGAATTCGGGCGCTTCCGCGCGCGCGGCGACCGCAATCTCGAACGTACCTTGCCCGAACTGGTGCGGCTGGGCGGCGACGACGATGCCAGCCCCGAGCTTCGCAACACCAGCCGCGCGGCGTTCCACTTCCGCGTGGTCGAGGTGGCGACGATGTTCCTGCTGCCGCTGCTCGCGCTTGCCCTCGGCGTCCCCGCCAAAAGATCGGGATCGGCGCTCGGCGTCTTCCTGTCGATCGTGATGATCGTCACCTATCACAAGGTGAACGAATACGGCGAAGCGGTGGGCGGGCTCGGCCGCGTCGATCCGATCATCGCGTTGTGGGTGCCCTTCGCGCTCTTCGCCGCGCTCGTCGGCTGGATGTATTATCAGATCGCCTATGTCCCCGGCGGCCAGCCGATCGGCGGGCTCGAACGCGTCGCTGGCAAGCTGGTGAAGGTGGTGACCAGCCGCCTGCCTGGCCGGCGCCGGACCGCTTGA
- the lptG gene encoding LPS export ABC transporter permease LptG — protein MNVSFFPSRTVSLYMGKMFLIRTFAILAALVMVLQALDLLSESGRILAYEGNGQAEVWRYASLRTPQIIARFLPFAVLLGTIITLSTLNQNSEIISLKAAGLSAHQVLAPLIVTALGVAVLSFAFNDRVVSRATATLSAWERVDFGPMPVDRGDRANIWVREGDDLVQVQEVRGRGDAAQLRGISQYQRQGGSIVSVITGERGVREGDGWRLTDATRFDVRRGEVQRLPSIVIGRGISPDQFTLSSVEADAMSFGALKTAVGELEQAGRPTKALEGALWHKLSGPLSSILMPLLGAVAAFGIARSGKLFIRAVIGMGLGFAYFVADNFALAMGNLGAYPPFLAAWAPFLLFFLIGEAVLVRTEE, from the coding sequence ATGAACGTGTCGTTTTTCCCGTCGCGGACGGTGTCGCTCTACATGGGCAAGATGTTCCTGATCCGCACCTTCGCCATCCTGGCGGCGCTGGTGATGGTGCTCCAGGCGCTCGACCTGCTAAGCGAGAGCGGGCGCATCCTTGCCTATGAGGGCAATGGCCAGGCCGAGGTGTGGCGCTATGCGTCGCTGCGCACGCCGCAGATCATCGCGCGCTTCCTGCCCTTCGCCGTGCTGCTCGGCACGATCATCACGCTGTCGACGCTCAACCAGAATAGCGAGATCATCTCGCTCAAGGCCGCGGGGCTTTCGGCGCATCAGGTGCTCGCGCCGTTGATCGTCACCGCATTGGGCGTCGCGGTGCTGTCGTTCGCGTTCAACGACCGCGTCGTCAGCCGCGCGACCGCGACGCTGAGCGCCTGGGAGCGGGTCGATTTCGGGCCGATGCCCGTCGATCGCGGCGATCGCGCGAATATCTGGGTGCGCGAGGGCGACGACCTAGTGCAGGTGCAAGAAGTGCGCGGCCGCGGCGATGCGGCGCAGCTACGCGGCATCAGCCAATATCAGCGCCAGGGCGGATCGATCGTGTCGGTCATCACCGGCGAGCGCGGGGTGCGCGAGGGCGATGGCTGGCGGCTGACCGACGCGACGCGCTTCGACGTTCGCCGCGGCGAGGTGCAGCGCCTGCCCTCAATCGTGATCGGGCGCGGGATCAGCCCCGACCAGTTCACCTTGTCGTCGGTCGAGGCCGATGCGATGTCGTTCGGCGCGCTCAAGACCGCGGTAGGCGAGCTCGAGCAGGCGGGTCGCCCGACCAAGGCGCTCGAGGGCGCGCTGTGGCACAAATTGTCGGGCCCGCTGTCGTCGATCCTGATGCCACTGCTGGGAGCGGTCGCAGCGTTCGGTATCGCGCGATCGGGCAAGCTCTTCATCCGCGCGGTGATCGGGATGGGTCTGGGCTTCGCCTATTTCGTCGCCGACAATTTCGCGCTCGCGATGGGCAACCTGGGCGCCTATCCGCCCTTCCTGGCGGCGTGGGCGCCCTTCCTGCTGTTCTTCCTGATCGGCGAAGCGGTGCTGGTGCGGACCGAGGAATGA
- a CDS encoding fatty acid desaturase family protein — MNSFSLDGLDATGVTSARLSLPRGQVADDKAMLRTAAEMTRDLLAPRPAVYWTDLLVSTAVGYAALAGAILFEPLDWAIVSWLVSVLALYRAASFIHEVSHMKHAAVPGFRLGWNALIGVPLMAPSFTYEGVHNLHHAKTRYGTAEDPEYLPLAHMKPWSVPLFVLISALAPIGFLVRYALLTPLSILVPSLRRPVEARFSALCINPDFRRRPTEGEAMRRWWQLEIATSIWAIGLIAATATGVLPLKAFVILLATISGMMAINQVRTLVAHLWENEGEEMSLTAQYLDSVNVPPPATLPVLWAPVGLRYHALHHLLPGLPYHSLGEAHRRLTTALDGHSPYHKASYAGLPGLLNRLVRGTLRSR, encoded by the coding sequence ATGAACTCTTTCTCTCTCGACGGGCTCGACGCCACCGGTGTCACTTCGGCGCGGCTGTCGCTGCCGCGCGGGCAGGTGGCAGACGACAAGGCGATGCTTCGCACCGCCGCCGAAATGACGCGCGACCTGCTCGCGCCGCGCCCGGCCGTTTATTGGACCGATCTGCTGGTCTCGACCGCAGTGGGCTATGCGGCGCTTGCCGGTGCGATCCTGTTCGAACCGCTCGACTGGGCGATCGTGTCGTGGCTCGTCTCGGTGCTCGCGCTCTATCGCGCCGCCAGCTTCATCCACGAAGTCAGCCATATGAAGCATGCCGCGGTGCCCGGTTTCCGGTTGGGGTGGAACGCGCTGATCGGCGTGCCGCTGATGGCGCCGTCGTTCACCTATGAAGGCGTGCACAACCTGCACCACGCCAAGACCCGCTATGGCACCGCCGAAGATCCCGAATATCTGCCGCTGGCGCATATGAAGCCGTGGAGTGTGCCGCTGTTCGTGCTGATCTCCGCGCTGGCGCCGATCGGCTTCCTGGTGCGCTATGCGCTGCTGACGCCGCTATCGATCCTGGTGCCGTCGCTTCGCCGCCCCGTCGAGGCGCGTTTCTCGGCGCTGTGCATCAACCCCGATTTCCGCCGCCGCCCGACCGAGGGCGAGGCGATGCGTCGCTGGTGGCAGCTCGAGATCGCGACCAGCATCTGGGCGATCGGCCTGATCGCCGCGACCGCGACCGGGGTGCTGCCGCTCAAGGCGTTCGTCATCCTGCTCGCGACGATCTCGGGGATGATGGCGATCAACCAGGTGCGCACCCTGGTCGCGCATCTGTGGGAGAATGAGGGCGAGGAAATGTCGCTGACCGCGCAGTATCTCGATTCGGTCAATGTGCCGCCGCCCGCCACGCTGCCGGTGCTGTGGGCGCCGGTGGGGTTGCGCTATCACGCGCTGCATCATCTGCTGCCGGGGCTGCCCTATCATTCGCTGGGCGAGGCGCATCGCCGGCTGACGACCGCGCTCGACGGACATTCGCCCTATCACAAGGCGAGCTATGCCGGCTTGCCGGGGCTGCTGAACCGGCTGGTGCGCGGGACGCTGCGCAGCCGCTAA
- a CDS encoding N-acetyltransferase, with the protein MIAIRPVATRADRSKFIDLAYRLNARDPNWIAPLRSEVAETIDPAKNGWFSHAEGQLFLAERDGQVVGRISAHVDTLALTMPADRGFGPGAGQWGLFEAEDEEVAHALIATAETWLRNRGLTRALGPISLSIWEQPGLLVEGFDHPPTVMMGHNLPEQRGWIERAGYTPAKELVTYDLDITPDFPPIVGRIIAAGEKNPRIVIRRVDKSRFDEEAGIILAILNDAWRDNWGFVPLTPPEIADVGRKLKPIVFEDLIRIAEVDGEPVAFLITLPDLNEAIAPLNGNLFPFGWAKLLWWLRTPPQCRTVRVPLMGVVKRLQASRMASQLAFMMIEYVRRDTLAKFGATRGEIGWILDDNQGMIAIADAIKAKINKRYTIYERTL; encoded by the coding sequence ATGATCGCCATCCGCCCCGTCGCCACGCGCGCCGATCGCAGCAAATTCATCGACTTGGCCTATCGGCTCAACGCCCGCGATCCCAACTGGATCGCCCCGCTTCGCAGCGAAGTGGCCGAGACGATCGACCCCGCCAAGAATGGCTGGTTCAGCCACGCCGAGGGCCAGTTGTTCCTGGCCGAACGCGACGGACAGGTCGTCGGGCGGATCTCGGCGCATGTCGATACGCTGGCGCTGACGATGCCCGCCGACCGCGGATTCGGTCCGGGCGCGGGGCAATGGGGGCTGTTCGAAGCCGAGGACGAGGAAGTCGCGCACGCGCTGATCGCGACCGCCGAGACCTGGCTGCGCAATCGCGGGCTTACCCGAGCGCTGGGGCCGATCAGCCTGTCGATCTGGGAACAGCCGGGGCTGCTGGTCGAGGGGTTCGATCATCCGCCGACGGTGATGATGGGGCATAACCTGCCCGAGCAGCGCGGCTGGATCGAACGCGCGGGCTACACCCCCGCCAAGGAACTCGTCACCTACGACCTCGACATCACCCCCGATTTCCCGCCGATCGTCGGGCGGATCATCGCCGCGGGCGAGAAGAACCCGCGGATCGTCATCCGCCGGGTCGACAAGTCGCGCTTCGACGAAGAGGCTGGGATCATCCTCGCCATCCTCAACGATGCCTGGCGCGACAATTGGGGGTTCGTGCCGCTGACCCCGCCCGAGATCGCCGATGTCGGGCGCAAGCTGAAGCCGATCGTGTTCGAGGACCTGATCCGCATCGCCGAGGTCGATGGCGAGCCCGTCGCGTTCCTGATCACTCTGCCCGACCTCAACGAAGCGATCGCACCGCTGAACGGCAATCTCTTCCCCTTCGGCTGGGCCAAATTGCTGTGGTGGCTGCGCACGCCGCCGCAATGCCGGACGGTGCGGGTGCCGTTGATGGGGGTGGTCAAAAGGCTGCAGGCCTCGCGGATGGCGAGCCAATTGGCCTTCATGATGATCGAATATGTCCGGCGCGACACGCTCGCCAAGTTCGGCGCGACTCGCGGCGAGATCGGCTGGATCCTCGACGACAACCAGGGGATGATCGCGATCGCCGATGCCATCAAGGCGAAGATCAACAAGCGCTACACGATCTACGAACGCACGCTGTAG
- the xth gene encoding exodeoxyribonuclease III, giving the protein MRITSYNVNGIKARLPRLIEYLDEVKPDVVCLQELKSSDETFPERDIRDAGYGAIWHGQKGFNGVAILARGADPVERLRGLDGEPEDEHSRYLEAEVDGVVIASIYLPNGNPQPGPKFDYKLRWFERLSARARALLAEERAVVLAGDYNVIANDDDTYSVRAMASDALMQPESREAYRRLLSQGWTDSLRTRFPGGGVWTFWDYQAGAWQRDAGFRIDHLLLSPMAADRLVDAGVDKAYRGREKASDHAPTWVQLR; this is encoded by the coding sequence GTGCGAATCACCAGCTACAACGTCAACGGCATCAAGGCGCGTCTGCCCCGGCTCATCGAGTATCTCGACGAGGTGAAGCCCGATGTCGTGTGCCTGCAGGAACTGAAGTCGAGCGACGAAACCTTTCCCGAACGCGATATCCGCGACGCGGGCTATGGCGCGATCTGGCATGGGCAGAAGGGCTTCAACGGCGTCGCCATCCTCGCGCGCGGTGCGGACCCCGTTGAGCGCCTGCGCGGGCTCGATGGCGAGCCCGAGGACGAGCATAGCCGCTATCTCGAGGCCGAGGTCGACGGCGTGGTGATCGCGTCGATTTATCTACCGAACGGCAACCCGCAGCCCGGCCCCAAATTCGACTATAAGCTGCGCTGGTTCGAGCGGCTGTCAGCGCGCGCGCGAGCGCTGCTGGCCGAGGAACGCGCGGTGGTGCTCGCGGGCGACTACAACGTCATCGCCAATGACGACGACACCTATTCGGTGCGCGCGATGGCGAGCGATGCGCTGATGCAGCCCGAATCGCGCGAGGCCTATCGGCGGTTGCTGTCGCAGGGTTGGACCGATTCGCTACGGACCCGCTTCCCCGGCGGCGGGGTATGGACCTTCTGGGACTATCAGGCAGGCGCCTGGCAGCGCGACGCCGGGTTTCGCATCGATCATCTGCTGCTCAGCCCGATGGCCGCCGATCGCTTGGTCGATGCCGGGGTCGACAAGGCCTATCGCGGCCGTGAAAAGGCGAGCGATCACGCGCCCACCTGGGTCCAGCTACGCTGA
- the erpA gene encoding iron-sulfur cluster insertion protein ErpA, producing MASIEPSAIALTPSAAARVAAIAAKQAKPAILRLSVEGGGCSGFQYRFGLADGPDADDTIAETDGVRLVVDSMSLDLVRGGQVDFVESLGGAAFKVTNPQAAAGCGCGSSFAI from the coding sequence ATGGCCAGTATCGAACCATCCGCGATCGCGTTGACGCCGTCGGCGGCGGCACGCGTTGCCGCAATCGCCGCCAAGCAGGCGAAACCCGCGATCCTGCGGCTCTCGGTCGAGGGCGGGGGCTGTTCGGGTTTCCAATATCGCTTCGGGCTGGCCGATGGCCCCGATGCCGACGACACGATCGCCGAAACCGATGGCGTCCGCTTGGTGGTCGATTCAATGAGTCTCGACCTGGTGCGCGGCGGGCAGGTCGATTTCGTCGAAAGCCTGGGCGGCGCGGCGTTCAAGGTGACCAACCCGCAGGCTGCCGCGGGCTGCGGATGCGGCTCCAGCTTCGCGATCTGA
- a CDS encoding M23 family metallopeptidase, with product MNNLSSSKNESLSDRFRNFFTTRDFIFHDGHKLRRLSVTGRTQAMMAGVAAITLTFSALGVAQTVDGALESNGFAAADAELSQMEAEVARMRADVASVKQTAEAHAARVEQRQALIASVLSGKGDPQELAALAEIPANPAAASVIAPLRRIENQQVAFAIQARAATEQRIAATEKHLRRLGVRPDRVLSKAGLAMGGPFEPLDREAEAEAAAEPNADAQFRSLFQSWKKLDTLEQAVIAIPSLQPVENLTLTSSFGVRSDPFRGTAAMHAGLDIPGPIGTPVYATADGVVSRAQRAGAYGNLVEINHGKGIQTRYGHLSRVIVSGNTRVKRGQLVGLMGSTGRSTGSHLHYEVRIDGRPVNPMPYMQSADMLLASQDKALRQRANVGGPLSK from the coding sequence ATGAACAATCTTTCCAGCAGCAAGAACGAAAGCCTGTCAGACAGGTTCCGAAATTTTTTCACCACCCGCGATTTCATCTTCCATGACGGCCACAAGCTCCGCCGCCTTTCGGTGACCGGCCGCACCCAGGCGATGATGGCCGGGGTTGCCGCGATCACGCTGACCTTTTCGGCGCTCGGCGTCGCCCAGACCGTCGATGGCGCGCTCGAGAGCAACGGTTTCGCCGCCGCCGATGCCGAACTGTCGCAGATGGAAGCCGAAGTCGCCCGGATGCGCGCCGACGTCGCATCGGTGAAACAGACCGCCGAAGCGCATGCCGCCCGCGTCGAGCAGCGCCAGGCGCTGATCGCCTCGGTCCTCAGCGGGAAGGGCGATCCCCAGGAACTCGCCGCACTCGCCGAAATCCCCGCCAACCCCGCTGCCGCCTCGGTCATCGCCCCCCTCCGCCGGATCGAGAATCAACAGGTCGCCTTCGCCATCCAGGCCCGCGCCGCCACCGAGCAGCGGATCGCCGCCACCGAAAAGCATCTTCGCCGCCTGGGCGTCCGCCCCGACCGCGTCCTTTCGAAGGCCGGTCTGGCCATGGGTGGCCCGTTCGAGCCGCTCGACCGCGAAGCCGAGGCGGAAGCCGCAGCTGAGCCCAATGCCGATGCGCAGTTCCGCTCGCTTTTCCAGAGCTGGAAGAAGCTCGACACGCTCGAGCAGGCGGTGATCGCGATCCCGTCGCTCCAGCCGGTCGAAAACCTCACCTTGACCTCGAGCTTCGGCGTCCGCTCGGACCCGTTCCGCGGCACCGCGGCGATGCATGCCGGGCTCGACATTCCCGGCCCGATCGGCACCCCAGTCTATGCCACCGCCGACGGTGTCGTCAGCCGCGCGCAGCGCGCCGGAGCCTATGGCAACCTCGTCGAGATCAACCATGGCAAGGGCATCCAGACGCGCTACGGCCATCTCTCGCGCGTCATCGTATCGGGCAACACCCGCGTGAAGCGCGGCCAGCTGGTCGGGCTGATGGGCTCGACCGGGCGTTCGACCGGCAGCCATCTTCACTATGAAGTCCGCATCGATGGCCGCCCGGTCAATCCGATGCCGTATATGCAGAGCGCCGACATGCTGCTCGCCTCGCAGGACAAGGCGCTGCGCCAGCGCGCGAACGTCGGCGGCCCGCTGTCGAAGTGA